The following are encoded together in the Oreochromis niloticus isolate F11D_XX linkage group LG12, O_niloticus_UMD_NMBU, whole genome shotgun sequence genome:
- the areg gene encoding amphiregulin — MNALILTCFLCFVCSALSAQGSTTTQSGDQVGVTVDLASGEGLQNLHSDDDESEQGVISGGDDENVSFHGLHPNSDEKKKRKVKEKRRNRHKGKSTTPFNPEHMVFTSGHTSTLRTSEDPCNTSHLGYCIHGYCKHIEGLHEPVCICMKGYDGERCGIQTLGTVKNEPTETNNAELVQTVLVVIAVVLSVISCTAILLMTCAHYRSHKNFLASYLGTVSEQEKLQKHPGDVVV; from the exons ATGAACGCTCTCATCCTCACCTGTTTCCTGTGCTTCG TCTGCAGTGCTCTAAGTGCTCAGGGATCTACAACCACACAGTCAGGTGACCAAGTCGGAGTCACTGTTGACCTGGCCTCAGGGGAAGGCCTCCAGAATTTGCACAGCGATGATGATGAGTCGGAACAGGGGGTGATTTCCGGAGGAGATGATGAAAATGTCAGCTTCCATG GCTTGCATCCCAACAGtgatgagaagaagaaaaggaaggtcaaagagaagaggaggaacaGACACAAGGGCAAAAGCACAACTCCTTTCAACCCCGAACACATGGTCTTCACTAGTGGACATACATCCACTCTCAGGACCAGTGAGGATCCCTGCAACACCTCCCACCTGGGCTACTGCATTCATGGATACTGCAAGCACATAGAGGGCCTGCATGAGCCAGTTTGTAT ATGTATGAAGGGTTATGATGGAGAGCGCTGTGGGATCCAGACTCTGGGGACAGTGAAAAATGAGCCCACCGAGACCAACAATGCTGAGCTGGTGCAGACGGTCTTAGTGGTCATCGCCGTGGTTCTTTCAGTCATCAGTTGTACCGCCATACTGCTTATGACCTGTGCTCA ttacaggtcacataaaaacTTCCTGGCCTCCTACCTTGGAACCGTGTCAGAGCAGGAGAAGCTTCAGAAACACCCCGGTGACGTTGTCGTTTGA
- the LOC100709451 gene encoding granzyme K isoform X3, with amino-acid sequence MYPTLGHGSEIIEGKEVEPHSLPFMAYVESKTSFCGGTLIHPQWVLTAAHCTGVSLVILGVHSLQKVERDSWQIREVVKRFPHPDYYSVFLGNDLMLLMLNKPVELTKTVKWLELGNTAKDPPAGSKCLVAGWGTTEKTDWSDVLMSVNVTVIDRQKCNSHYYYNNRPVITRGMICAGSNGLNNADTCQGDSGGPLLCNGELAGVTSFGDGCGIIKKPGVYSFISNKQLDWIQETINRSEMS; translated from the exons ATGTACCCAACTCTAG gcCATGGTTCTGAGATTATTGAAGGGAAAGAGGTTGAGCCACACTCGCTGCCTTTCATGGCCTATGTGGAAAGCAAAACATCTTTCTGTGGAGGGAcattaatccatccacaatGGGTACtgactgctgctcactgcacTGG tgTGAGTCTAGTGATCCTGGGAGTCCACTCCCTCCAGAAAGTGGAAAGAGATTCTTGGCAAATCAGAGAAGTTGTGAAACGTTTTCCTCATCCGGACTATTACAGTGTCTTCCTGGGCAATGACCTCATGTTGCTCATG CTTAACAAACCTGTGGAGTTGACCAAAACAGTGAAATGGCTCGAGTTGGGCAACACTGCCAAAGACCCTCCAGCTGGCAGCAAGTGTCTGGTGGCCGGATGGGGAACAACCGAAAAGACGGACTGGTCGGATGTCCTGATGTCAGTCAATGTGACTGTGATTGACAGACAGAAGTGCAACTCTCATTATTATTACAACAACAGACCTGTTATCACCAGAGGCATGATATGTGCTGGTTCAAATGGTTTAAACAATGCTGATACCTGTCAA GGGGATTCAGGAGGGCCACTGTTGTGCAATGGAGAGCTGGCTGGAGTCACTTCTTTTGGAGATGGTTGTGGTATTATTAAAAAACCTGGAGTCTACTCGTTTATCTCGAACAAACAACTCGACTGGATCCAAGAAACCATTAACAGATCTGAAATGTCATGA
- the LOC100709451 gene encoding granzyme K isoform X1, with amino-acid sequence MVLFALLFVVHLSFLQTVKCQDLSRKLQHTGNNCDWWMQAHGHGSEIIEGKEVEPHSLPFMAYVESKTSFCGGTLIHPQWVLTAAHCTGVSLVILGVHSLQKVERDSWQIREVVKRFPHPDYYSVFLGNDLMLLMLNKPVELTKTVKWLELGNTAKDPPAGSKCLVAGWGTTEKTDWSDVLMSVNVTVIDRQKCNSHYYYNNRPVITRGMICAGSNGLNNADTCQGDSGGPLLCNGELAGVTSFGDGCGIIKKPGVYSFISNKQLDWIQETINRSEMS; translated from the exons AtggttttgtttgctttgctttttgttgTACATCTGTCTTTTTTACAGACTGTTAAGTGTCAAGACCTTTCCAGGAAACTGCAACATACAGGAAACAACTGTGACTGGTGGATGCAGGCACATG gcCATGGTTCTGAGATTATTGAAGGGAAAGAGGTTGAGCCACACTCGCTGCCTTTCATGGCCTATGTGGAAAGCAAAACATCTTTCTGTGGAGGGAcattaatccatccacaatGGGTACtgactgctgctcactgcacTGG tgTGAGTCTAGTGATCCTGGGAGTCCACTCCCTCCAGAAAGTGGAAAGAGATTCTTGGCAAATCAGAGAAGTTGTGAAACGTTTTCCTCATCCGGACTATTACAGTGTCTTCCTGGGCAATGACCTCATGTTGCTCATG CTTAACAAACCTGTGGAGTTGACCAAAACAGTGAAATGGCTCGAGTTGGGCAACACTGCCAAAGACCCTCCAGCTGGCAGCAAGTGTCTGGTGGCCGGATGGGGAACAACCGAAAAGACGGACTGGTCGGATGTCCTGATGTCAGTCAATGTGACTGTGATTGACAGACAGAAGTGCAACTCTCATTATTATTACAACAACAGACCTGTTATCACCAGAGGCATGATATGTGCTGGTTCAAATGGTTTAAACAATGCTGATACCTGTCAA GGGGATTCAGGAGGGCCACTGTTGTGCAATGGAGAGCTGGCTGGAGTCACTTCTTTTGGAGATGGTTGTGGTATTATTAAAAAACCTGGAGTCTACTCGTTTATCTCGAACAAACAACTCGACTGGATCCAAGAAACCATTAACAGATCTGAAATGTCATGA
- the LOC100709451 gene encoding granzyme K isoform X4 has protein sequence MQAHGHGSEIIEGKEVEPHSLPFMAYVESKTSFCGGTLIHPQWVLTAAHCTGVSLVILGVHSLQKVERDSWQIREVVKRFPHPDYYSVFLGNDLMLLMLNKPVELTKTVKWLELGNTAKDPPAGSKCLVAGWGTTEKTDWSDVLMSVNVTVIDRQKCNSHYYYNNRPVITRGMICAGSNGLNNADTCQGDSGGPLLCNGELAGVTSFGDGCGIIKKPGVYSFISNKQLDWIQETINRSEMS, from the exons ATGCAGGCACATG gcCATGGTTCTGAGATTATTGAAGGGAAAGAGGTTGAGCCACACTCGCTGCCTTTCATGGCCTATGTGGAAAGCAAAACATCTTTCTGTGGAGGGAcattaatccatccacaatGGGTACtgactgctgctcactgcacTGG tgTGAGTCTAGTGATCCTGGGAGTCCACTCCCTCCAGAAAGTGGAAAGAGATTCTTGGCAAATCAGAGAAGTTGTGAAACGTTTTCCTCATCCGGACTATTACAGTGTCTTCCTGGGCAATGACCTCATGTTGCTCATG CTTAACAAACCTGTGGAGTTGACCAAAACAGTGAAATGGCTCGAGTTGGGCAACACTGCCAAAGACCCTCCAGCTGGCAGCAAGTGTCTGGTGGCCGGATGGGGAACAACCGAAAAGACGGACTGGTCGGATGTCCTGATGTCAGTCAATGTGACTGTGATTGACAGACAGAAGTGCAACTCTCATTATTATTACAACAACAGACCTGTTATCACCAGAGGCATGATATGTGCTGGTTCAAATGGTTTAAACAATGCTGATACCTGTCAA GGGGATTCAGGAGGGCCACTGTTGTGCAATGGAGAGCTGGCTGGAGTCACTTCTTTTGGAGATGGTTGTGGTATTATTAAAAAACCTGGAGTCTACTCGTTTATCTCGAACAAACAACTCGACTGGATCCAAGAAACCATTAACAGATCTGAAATGTCATGA
- the LOC100709451 gene encoding granzyme K isoform X2, with product MFWLRNFSCMLLFIIQPGHGSEIIEGKEVEPHSLPFMAYVESKTSFCGGTLIHPQWVLTAAHCTGVSLVILGVHSLQKVERDSWQIREVVKRFPHPDYYSVFLGNDLMLLMLNKPVELTKTVKWLELGNTAKDPPAGSKCLVAGWGTTEKTDWSDVLMSVNVTVIDRQKCNSHYYYNNRPVITRGMICAGSNGLNNADTCQGDSGGPLLCNGELAGVTSFGDGCGIIKKPGVYSFISNKQLDWIQETINRSEMS from the exons ATGTTCTGGTTGCGTAATTTCAGTTGCATGCTCCTTTTCATCATCCAGCCAG gcCATGGTTCTGAGATTATTGAAGGGAAAGAGGTTGAGCCACACTCGCTGCCTTTCATGGCCTATGTGGAAAGCAAAACATCTTTCTGTGGAGGGAcattaatccatccacaatGGGTACtgactgctgctcactgcacTGG tgTGAGTCTAGTGATCCTGGGAGTCCACTCCCTCCAGAAAGTGGAAAGAGATTCTTGGCAAATCAGAGAAGTTGTGAAACGTTTTCCTCATCCGGACTATTACAGTGTCTTCCTGGGCAATGACCTCATGTTGCTCATG CTTAACAAACCTGTGGAGTTGACCAAAACAGTGAAATGGCTCGAGTTGGGCAACACTGCCAAAGACCCTCCAGCTGGCAGCAAGTGTCTGGTGGCCGGATGGGGAACAACCGAAAAGACGGACTGGTCGGATGTCCTGATGTCAGTCAATGTGACTGTGATTGACAGACAGAAGTGCAACTCTCATTATTATTACAACAACAGACCTGTTATCACCAGAGGCATGATATGTGCTGGTTCAAATGGTTTAAACAATGCTGATACCTGTCAA GGGGATTCAGGAGGGCCACTGTTGTGCAATGGAGAGCTGGCTGGAGTCACTTCTTTTGGAGATGGTTGTGGTATTATTAAAAAACCTGGAGTCTACTCGTTTATCTCGAACAAACAACTCGACTGGATCCAAGAAACCATTAACAGATCTGAAATGTCATGA
- the LOC100709451 gene encoding granzyme K isoform X5 has product MAYVESKTSFCGGTLIHPQWVLTAAHCTGVSLVILGVHSLQKVERDSWQIREVVKRFPHPDYYSVFLGNDLMLLMLNKPVELTKTVKWLELGNTAKDPPAGSKCLVAGWGTTEKTDWSDVLMSVNVTVIDRQKCNSHYYYNNRPVITRGMICAGSNGLNNADTCQGDSGGPLLCNGELAGVTSFGDGCGIIKKPGVYSFISNKQLDWIQETINRSEMS; this is encoded by the exons ATGGCCTATGTGGAAAGCAAAACATCTTTCTGTGGAGGGAcattaatccatccacaatGGGTACtgactgctgctcactgcacTGG tgTGAGTCTAGTGATCCTGGGAGTCCACTCCCTCCAGAAAGTGGAAAGAGATTCTTGGCAAATCAGAGAAGTTGTGAAACGTTTTCCTCATCCGGACTATTACAGTGTCTTCCTGGGCAATGACCTCATGTTGCTCATG CTTAACAAACCTGTGGAGTTGACCAAAACAGTGAAATGGCTCGAGTTGGGCAACACTGCCAAAGACCCTCCAGCTGGCAGCAAGTGTCTGGTGGCCGGATGGGGAACAACCGAAAAGACGGACTGGTCGGATGTCCTGATGTCAGTCAATGTGACTGTGATTGACAGACAGAAGTGCAACTCTCATTATTATTACAACAACAGACCTGTTATCACCAGAGGCATGATATGTGCTGGTTCAAATGGTTTAAACAATGCTGATACCTGTCAA GGGGATTCAGGAGGGCCACTGTTGTGCAATGGAGAGCTGGCTGGAGTCACTTCTTTTGGAGATGGTTGTGGTATTATTAAAAAACCTGGAGTCTACTCGTTTATCTCGAACAAACAACTCGACTGGATCCAAGAAACCATTAACAGATCTGAAATGTCATGA